The sequence TGCCAGTGGTCGAGTAGGTGATCAGGGTAGGTTGACCACCTACACTAGGTAACTCTTCGATGCTAAAAAAAGGATGATCGGGGAGATTTATTCAAATAAGAACGTGGAGAAACAGTTTTAAGTTCATATGAAAATGAGTGATGGTGTCCCTGGACAGTTCAGCTATCTTGCTCTAATCAAGCATAGAAGCCGAAACCTCACTTAAATTCAACTCTCCTTCCAGACAGGCTTTGATCTGGCTTGACTTGGGCCCGAACTGCAGGGATAGCCAGTCGGGCCACTACTTAGGCATGTCTTCCAGTTCTCTGGCCGTAATTCTTTTTACTGTCAACGGCGGATTGCGAGCCAGGCCTGGGCTTCGTGCGTCAGAGAGCCCGAGCAATTAGTTGGATTTGGACAACCACAATGTCTATGGGACCGATAAGACAACAATTTGGTCGAATTCTCCCTCTATGCTTCCCATTCCAGGAATATCAGCCAGTTCTTCCTAGCTGCGCGGTAGGAAATCCTTCCATATATGGAGTATATTCTTCCTGATTAAATGAATAAAAATCCGAAATATTAACAGGGAAGCGAGCGGGGCTAAAAATCCGACATTGTTGGGTTTCATGAAGGACTgataaatttcttgatcAATAGAGGTCGAATAACACTGGGGAAGCGCCAAGAATATCGCGCCTGATACTTATCTAGTCTATAAACGGAATAGCGCATAGCCTGACGCCTAGACGCGCGGTTATTTACTTATCGAGACTCGGTCAAGGCAAAAGCTTGACGTTCCATCGATGAGGCCCAACTGTGATCATTAAAATAGCAGCAAGTTTGACACTCTTCCTCGGATCTCTTTGCCTCTCATTTGCATATAGCCACGCTTCCTACTCGTACCTGCCTTTTCCCGTTACTGACGCATTTTTTATGACCACCCGATCGTTATTCGCACGCCGCTAATCCTCTGCTTCTGTCGCACACGTCCTCGCCCTCGTCCATTCGTTGCCACCCTTCgacttttttcttttttttttttcgttcttttctttcttcagcgCCGCATACATATTATCAAATGGAGAACGCAAATCTATGGACCAGGAGATCCAAGTACGTTAGAGTGGTTTTAATCCGTTCTAACCTTTgccactttttcttttcccacCCCGGGACCCAGCTAATTGTAACCCAGCTCCAGCAGGCTTTCTTTATCGGTATCTGATAATCGAGATCCACATGGAAGGTCTGATTCACCGCGTAGCTCGTCAAAACGATTCGGTGACGGGCATGGTCGCTCAAATCCGTTCAATGCAATCTCCCCGCTTTCCACAGGCGTATCATCACCCTCCACCAATGCTTCCTCAGCCTTTGGCCTTGGTTCCGGCGCTTTCGCTTCTTTCGGATCGGCAGCGAAGACTCCAAAGACACCAGGCGCATTTGATTTCAACTCCTCCAAATCTCGAACCGAAAAACAAGATGGAGAGCACAGTGGAACGGGCTCGAAGAGCGTTAAATCCAAGGGTTCTTCATCCTCCCTCAACAGTACCAATACCAGTGGACCAAAGGAGCATCCTTTAAAATCGACGTGGGTTGTCTGGTATCGCCCACCCACACCAAAGTACTCCGACTACGAAAAATCTACGATTGCCTTAGCATCGATATCTTCCGTTGAGAGCTTCTGGGCCGTCTATTCACACCTTAAAAGACCATCTCTCCTTCCTACAGTTTCAGATTATCACATCTTTAAGAAAGGGATTCGCCCTGTATGGGAGGATCAAGCGAATAAAAAAGGCGGGAAGTGGATTGTTAGGTTGAAGAAAGGAGTTGCAGACCGTTATTGGGAAGACCTTCTTTTAGCCATGATTGGCGATCAGTTCGCCGAGGCGAGTGACGAGGTCTGCGGTGCAGTCCTTAGTGTCCGCAGCGGCGAAGACGTTTTAAGTGTGTGGACAAGGATTGATGGAGGCCGCAATATCAAGATTAGGTGTGTTCAGATTCCAACTCGTGTGCTTTATTGGTTGTCTAACACACACTAGGGAAACAATGAAACGGCTATTGAATTTCCCACCGGATACCAACATTGTGTGGAAGAGTCATGATGATAGTATAGCCCAAAGGACCGCTATTGACCAGGCTCGGCAAGATAAAGCTGCAAATTCGGGCCATCATCAAGGTTCCGACCGCCGACGCGGAGCCAATCCTGATGATTCCACAGGGGAAAAGGGGAAGGGTTCAGCATCTTGAAACCAATGACCATAGCCAGAGGGGACTCCAGCTTCGTTTCGTGTATAATTAGGTTGTGGATTTTTGGTATTCTTGGTATTATTGTTGCGTCTTCTAGCCTTGGAAAGTTTTGCCGCTTGCTATTCGTTTTGACATGAGATTGCATTCTTGACAGAGACAGTTCGTGTCAGAGAGCCGAGTCttaaaagaaagaaatttcATCTATGGTCTTTTGTGATGGACTTGAAGGGTTTTAATTGGACTCTGAAAGAAAGTATGACAAGCAAACATTGCCATAAAAAACTAGGAAAAAATTATttaaaagaagaagaaaagaaaagaaaaattagcATTATAATAGTGTGTACTCTGTATAGCCTACAAAGAGCACATTCTTGCGAATAAATGTCTTCTGCATGTTCGATTTTTCTAACGCGAGGTGTAAGTTCATTAAGAAGTGGCGCGTACGCACGAGGTGCGTGACTGATgaaatcatcaaattcatgAGTTAACCTCTTTCACCTTTAATTTGATTCGACAGAAGGTCTTTAATTCAACCAGAAAAGCCATCTTTTAAAACCCATGCCTTTTCAGACTACTTCACTAAATACACAAGACTAGTTGAACTGTTTCTCTGTGTTGCCGGCAATTTGAGCATTAGTAACCTTCCAGTCTTCCAACTCTCAACAGTCGTCTTTCGTTCGGTTTACCACATACATGATACCCATGAATCCATACAACCCTCCTTGTTGCAGGTCCAGATGTTGAAAGTGGGGAAGGACAGTGTACCTGATAGCAGCTCAGACAACCATATCCGCCGCAGATTCAGTCAGTTTGGAGAGCTAAATGTATGCGATTTCTATCCCAcccttctctccctctcGTTCAACCGTCCCAAGCTTGCTAAGGTGCTAACTTGCCCGGTAATTTGTTGATGTAGGATGCCCTTAGGCCAGGATTGTCCCGTGCCTCACAGTCACAAGAGAGACGAGGCTTACCGTTTGGCACCAGGAAACGTGTCAGGTACTTCCCTAACCGCACCATCATATTGGGAACGAACGGTGTCTTATGATGCGGAAATATAGTCGACTTATTAGCGACCGCGATAAGAAGGAACTCGCAGAGGAGAGAAGGCTGCTCGGGGACTACTCGTATGCTCCCCTAAAAAAATGATCTATCGCATATTCGTTGTTGTCTGAGGGGCTTCAATTGACTGATTTTGTGTTCTAGCAACGACCCAGCTAGTGTTAGAATAGCCATTCCTGGGACATCGAGTTCCAACAAACTAAAGTCTACTTTAACAGTGAAAGTGCGGTGATCCTTCTTCCTTCTGC is a genomic window of Coccidioides posadasii str. Silveira chromosome 3, complete sequence containing:
- a CDS encoding uncharacterized protein (EggNog:ENOG410PHFG~COG:J~BUSCO:12108at33183), which encodes MENANLWTRRSNSSRLSLSVSDNRDPHGRSDSPRSSSKRFGDGHGRSNPFNAISPLSTGVSSPSTNASSAFGLGSGAFASFGSAAKTPKTPGAFDFNSSKSRTEKQDGEHSGTGSKSVKSKGSSSSLNSTNTSGPKEHPLKSTWVVWYRPPTPKYSDYEKSTIALASISSVESFWAVYSHLKRPSLLPTVSDYHIFKKGIRPVWEDQANKKGGKWIVRLKKGVADRYWEDLLLAMIGDQFAEASDEVCGAVLSVRSGEDVLSVWTRIDGGRNIKIRETMKRLLNFPPDTNIVWKSHDDSIAQRTAIDQARQDKAANSGHHQGSDRRRGANPDDSTGEKGKGSAS